The following proteins come from a genomic window of Candidatus Methylomirabilota bacterium:
- the cofH gene encoding 5-amino-6-(D-ribitylamino)uracil--L-tyrosine 4-hydroxyphenyl transferase CofH gives MERLDQLLARIEPDVARLLEGLLEGRELSCEGGLRLAQTQGLELRALVTAADEMRRRQVGEVVTYVINRNINFTNVCIKHCTFCAFSRGFREEQAYFLSLEEVARRAEEAWALGATEVCVQAGLPPKLDGQFYIELCRAIRRAAPRIHIHAFSPEEILYGSRQSGIPIPQYLLALKEAGLGTLPGTSAEILDDEIRDIISSGRISTRQWIEVVTTAHALGIPTSATMMYAHIEQPIHWVRHMALLRDIQKETGGFTEFVPLSLVYHEAPIYRRRLVKGLRQGATGADGLKVHALARLMLGATFNHIQSSWVKEGPKFAQYLLTAGANDLGGTLINESISTSAGAPHGEFMPPAALRRLIRELGRVPAQRSTTYGLLRLCNSPDEEEDPLDCIDDPEARFGSYQTLTASHGFQYDNATSSREYAVDEHKRQ, from the coding sequence GTGGAGAGGCTTGACCAGTTACTTGCCCGGATCGAGCCGGATGTCGCACGCCTGTTAGAGGGACTGCTTGAGGGGCGAGAGCTCTCCTGTGAGGGGGGATTACGCCTCGCACAAACGCAGGGGCTGGAGTTGCGCGCGCTGGTTACGGCGGCCGATGAGATGCGACGGCGTCAGGTAGGAGAGGTCGTCACCTACGTGATCAACCGGAACATCAACTTCACCAACGTGTGCATCAAGCATTGTACGTTCTGTGCCTTCAGTCGAGGCTTCCGCGAAGAGCAGGCCTACTTCCTGTCCCTCGAGGAGGTGGCACGGAGGGCCGAGGAGGCCTGGGCGCTGGGGGCCACTGAGGTCTGCGTGCAAGCCGGTCTGCCCCCAAAACTGGATGGCCAATTTTACATCGAACTGTGTCGCGCCATCAGGCGGGCGGCGCCTCGGATCCACATCCACGCCTTCTCACCAGAGGAGATCCTGTACGGTTCCAGACAATCCGGCATCCCCATCCCGCAGTATCTGCTGGCGCTGAAGGAGGCCGGTCTTGGCACACTTCCCGGGACCTCGGCGGAAATCCTGGACGATGAAATCCGCGACATCATTTCCAGCGGTCGAATCTCCACTCGCCAGTGGATCGAGGTGGTGACTACGGCTCACGCCCTCGGCATCCCGACCAGCGCGACGATGATGTACGCTCACATCGAGCAGCCGATCCATTGGGTCAGGCATATGGCGCTACTGCGTGACATTCAGAAAGAGACAGGCGGGTTTACCGAATTCGTGCCGCTCTCCCTGGTTTATCATGAGGCGCCGATCTACCGTCGCCGGCTGGTGAAGGGGCTACGCCAGGGGGCTACCGGCGCCGATGGACTAAAGGTGCATGCGCTGGCGCGCCTGATGCTGGGCGCCACGTTCAACCACATCCAATCGTCCTGGGTCAAGGAGGGCCCGAAGTTCGCTCAATACCTGCTGACGGCAGGGGCCAATGATCTCGGCGGCACCCTGATCAACGAAAGTATTTCTACGTCCGCGGGCGCGCCTCACGGTGAGTTTATGCCGCCTGCCGCGCTGCGCCGTCTGATCCGCGAGCTTGGGCGCGTTCCTGCCCAGCGAAGCACCACCTACGGGCTCCTTCGACTCTGCAACAGCCCTGACGAAGAAGAGGACCCGCTGGACTGCATCGACGACCCGGAGGCGCGTTTCGGCTCGTACCAGACACTTACCGCCTCTCATGGGTTCCAGTACGATAATGCGACTTCCAGCCGGGAATACGCGGTTGACGAGCACAAAAGGCAATAG
- the cofG gene encoding 7,8-didemethyl-8-hydroxy-5-deazariboflavin synthase CofG translates to MTSPEDVQTLMQGLPTAGPTTLPNTDPSLLERLDRQPSPEETSAAIQTGLDQVYGGRPLTRQQAALLLHAEGRHLRRLLELASAIRDRGKGRTVTFSKKVFIPLTRLCRDRCGYCAFRRDPGDPGDGFMTPDEVLAIAAAGAALGCKEALFSLGERPETAFPEARRALADRGHRSSIEYLARMCERIVAETGLLPHVNPGTMNIDEMTMLRDTTVSMGLMLESVSTRLLQPGGPHHSSPDKHPLRRLRTIESAGRLQIAFTTGILIGIGESLEDRIDALLAIKALHRRFGHIQEVIVQNFRAKPFTPMQDYPQPTLVDLLRTVAVARLILGPDMNLQAPPNLNQDAYPLLLLSGINDWGGISPLTQDHINPEAPWPEIEALRDATSTLGFRLQERLPIYPEYIVRKDGFIPAPLVSRIMALVDEAGYPIEQG, encoded by the coding sequence ATGACGTCGCCCGAAGACGTCCAGACGCTGATGCAGGGTTTACCGACGGCCGGGCCGACCACTCTCCCGAACACCGATCCGAGCCTGTTGGAGCGCTTGGACCGGCAGCCGTCGCCAGAAGAGACCAGTGCAGCCATTCAGACCGGGCTCGATCAGGTGTACGGCGGCCGACCGCTCACTCGCCAACAGGCCGCCCTGTTGCTCCATGCTGAAGGACGCCACCTGCGGCGTCTTCTGGAACTTGCCTCCGCCATTCGCGATCGCGGCAAGGGTCGGACGGTCACCTTCTCAAAAAAGGTCTTCATCCCGCTGACCCGCCTCTGCCGCGATCGGTGCGGCTATTGTGCCTTCCGTCGCGATCCTGGCGATCCAGGTGACGGCTTCATGACGCCGGATGAGGTTCTGGCGATCGCCGCGGCCGGGGCCGCCCTCGGGTGCAAAGAAGCGCTCTTCAGCCTTGGCGAGAGGCCCGAAACGGCCTTCCCAGAGGCGAGACGGGCACTGGCTGACCGCGGACATCGCAGTTCGATCGAGTACCTGGCGCGGATGTGTGAGCGGATAGTGGCGGAGACAGGCCTTCTGCCCCATGTCAATCCCGGAACCATGAACATCGACGAGATGACGATGCTGAGAGACACAACAGTCAGTATGGGTCTGATGTTAGAGTCGGTGAGCACGCGGCTCCTACAGCCCGGCGGGCCGCACCACTCCTCGCCTGACAAACATCCCCTGCGTCGGCTCAGAACCATCGAGAGTGCAGGGCGGCTGCAGATCGCCTTTACCACCGGGATCCTGATCGGCATCGGCGAGAGCCTTGAGGATCGGATCGATGCCCTGTTGGCTATCAAGGCGCTGCACCGGAGATTCGGCCATATCCAGGAGGTCATCGTCCAGAATTTCCGCGCGAAGCCCTTCACCCCAATGCAAGACTATCCCCAGCCTACGCTCGTTGATCTGCTCCGGACCGTAGCTGTGGCGCGCCTGATTTTAGGCCCGGACATGAACCTTCAGGCGCCGCCGAATCTGAACCAGGACGCCTATCCTTTGCTGCTCTTATCGGGAATCAATGACTGGGGCGGTATTTCGCCCCTCACGCAGGACCATATCAACCCCGAGGCGCCTTGGCCCGAGATTGAAGCGCTGCGCGATGCGACGTCGACCCTCGGGTTTCGCCTGCAAGAGCGGCTTCCGATCTATCCCGAGTACATCGTTCGCAAAGATGGGTTCATCCCCGCGCCATTAGTCTCCAGGATTATGGCGCTGGTAGATGAGGCGGGATACCCCATAGAGCAGGGTTGA
- the folE gene encoding GTP cyclohydrolase I FolE: MIERLVRDLLKEIGEDPDREGLVKTPERVERMYAFLTSGYDKRVDEVLNEAVFQDNYDEIVLVRDIDFFSLCEHHLLPFFGKCHVGYLPDGRIVGLSKLVRLVEMYSRRLQVQERLTSQIANALLEALRPRGVAVVMEAYHLCMMMRGVEKQNCKAVTSSMHGIFRERIESRNEFMQLIRSHAT; the protein is encoded by the coding sequence ATGATCGAACGATTGGTCAGAGATCTGTTGAAAGAGATCGGTGAGGATCCTGATCGGGAAGGATTGGTCAAGACCCCCGAACGGGTAGAGCGGATGTACGCGTTTCTCACGTCAGGGTACGACAAACGAGTTGACGAGGTCCTGAACGAAGCTGTCTTCCAGGACAACTATGACGAGATCGTCCTGGTCAGGGATATCGATTTCTTCTCGCTGTGCGAGCATCATCTGCTCCCCTTTTTCGGCAAATGCCACGTCGGCTATCTCCCGGATGGCAGGATCGTCGGGTTGAGTAAGCTGGTTCGGTTGGTGGAGATGTACAGTCGTCGGCTCCAGGTACAGGAGCGCCTGACCTCACAGATCGCCAATGCACTCTTAGAGGCGTTGCGACCCCGTGGGGTAGCCGTTGTCATGGAAGCCTATCACCTTTGTATGATGATGCGCGGCGTGGAGAAGCAAAACTGCAAGGCCGTGACCTCCTCAATGCACGGGATCTTCCGCGAGCGGATCGAGAGTCGAAACGAGTTCATGCAGTTGATCCGGTCGCACGCAACATAA
- a CDS encoding molybdenum cofactor biosynthesis protein MoaB: MGVHDHHIEAKKIGPIRYVRLSITDSRKSEDDHSGRLIESLFNEAGHCQVASMILKNDPKGLREVVKKLCEEEVDLIVMTGGTGLGKKDHTIEAISPVLDKVLPGFGELFRSLSFQEVGSAALMSRALCGMAKGKVIVCLPGSEHAVRLALTKLLIPEAQHLVWQAAR, translated from the coding sequence ATGGGTGTTCACGATCACCATATAGAGGCGAAGAAGATCGGGCCGATCCGATACGTGAGGCTCAGCATCACCGATAGCCGCAAGTCGGAAGACGACCACTCAGGCCGACTCATTGAATCGCTCTTCAATGAAGCCGGTCACTGTCAGGTCGCCTCGATGATCCTGAAGAACGATCCGAAAGGCCTGCGGGAGGTCGTGAAGAAGCTGTGTGAAGAGGAGGTTGATCTGATCGTCATGACCGGAGGGACCGGGCTCGGCAAGAAGGATCATACGATTGAAGCGATCAGCCCGGTACTGGATAAGGTGCTGCCCGGTTTTGGCGAGCTGTTCAGGAGTCTGAGCTTCCAGGAGGTCGGGAGCGCCGCCCTGATGAGCCGCGCGCTCTGCGGGATGGCGAAAGGAAAGGTGATTGTGTGTCTGCCGGGTTCAGAGCATGCTGTCCGTCTCGCCCTGACGAAACTCCTGATACCGGAAGCGCAACACCTCGTCTGGCAGGCGGCTCGGTGA
- a CDS encoding ubiquitin-like protein Pup, protein MAEQERKQKREAGGGPPEAAEPNPETVKKGKKLKEDLDKLMDEIDEVLEENAEEFVKSYVQRGGE, encoded by the coding sequence ATGGCGGAGCAGGAACGGAAGCAAAAGCGCGAGGCCGGCGGTGGCCCACCTGAGGCGGCTGAGCCGAATCCCGAGACCGTAAAAAAGGGGAAGAAGCTTAAGGAGGACCTTGATAAACTGATGGATGAGATCGACGAGGTCCTCGAGGAAAACGCCGAGGAGTTCGTGAAAAGCTACGTTCAGCGCGGCGGAGAATAA
- a CDS encoding zinc ribbon domain-containing protein — MPIYEYLCSNCGRVFEKLVLSRDVVVECPHCPGAAVEKQFSAFSFKGEQGGVGSGVTGGGGGGCAPGG; from the coding sequence ATGCCTATTTATGAGTATCTTTGTTCGAATTGCGGCCGGGTATTCGAAAAACTCGTCCTGAGCCGTGATGTTGTAGTGGAATGTCCACACTGCCCAGGTGCGGCTGTGGAGAAGCAGTTTTCCGCCTTCAGCTTCAAAGGGGAGCAGGGGGGTGTCGGCTCCGGGGTGACGGGAGGCGGGGGCGGGGGTTGCGCGCCAGGCGGGTGA
- the gspE gene encoding type II secretion system ATPase GspE: MVSGQGPRLREPIGEILIREGSITRDQLQRGLSHQREIGKRLGETLVELGYVSEEDIVKALAKQFTLPYLSLASLSITPAPIRDRLSLRYLREHKVFPIEIKDGVLTVAMSDLTDPYTLDDLRLSTGLAVTVCLAQEREILEAIDQSYGDGQTTIEKIVKEYGEEEGGASGEDREDVDHLRDLASEAPVIQLVNHLITRAIEARASDIHIEPFEDTLRIRYRVDGVLLDQESPPKRLQRAVISRVKIMAKMNIAERRLPQDGRIRLQILGKDLDLRVSTIPTLHGESVVMRILDRSSLLLSLGDMGMPEDIRVQFQRLIRKPHGMILVTGPTGSGKTTTLYTALSEINSADKKIITIEDPVEYQLQGVNQIHVKSKIGLTFASGLRSIVRQDPDIIMVGEIRDAETADIAIHSALTGHLVFSTLHTNDAPGAITRLLDMGIENYLVSSVLVAVLAQRLVRVICPECREPYQLDAAAIRKMGIKTEVDRTLQMFRGKGCAACNFTGYHGRSGIYEFLVINEEIQRLILEKADSNTIRQKAIAFGMKTLWEDGWLKVEQGVTTLEDLLRVTKEEA; the protein is encoded by the coding sequence ATGGTGAGTGGACAAGGTCCCAGGTTACGCGAACCGATTGGCGAAATACTGATCCGGGAGGGTTCCATCACCCGGGATCAGCTCCAGCGCGGGCTGAGCCACCAGCGGGAAATCGGCAAGCGACTGGGCGAGACCCTCGTAGAGCTTGGATATGTCTCGGAAGAGGACATTGTAAAGGCCCTCGCGAAGCAGTTTACCCTTCCCTACCTCTCACTCGCCTCTCTCTCGATTACACCGGCGCCGATCCGGGACCGCCTTTCACTCAGATACCTTCGGGAACACAAGGTCTTCCCTATTGAGATCAAAGACGGCGTGTTGACTGTCGCCATGAGCGACCTGACTGATCCGTATACGCTGGACGACCTTCGGCTGAGCACCGGTCTTGCTGTCACAGTCTGTCTGGCCCAGGAGCGGGAGATTCTCGAAGCGATCGATCAGTCGTATGGTGATGGTCAGACAACGATCGAGAAGATCGTCAAGGAGTACGGCGAGGAGGAGGGCGGGGCGTCCGGCGAGGATCGCGAAGATGTCGATCACTTGCGGGACCTGGCCTCCGAGGCCCCTGTTATCCAACTCGTGAATCACCTCATTACTCGAGCGATCGAGGCTCGCGCCAGCGATATCCACATCGAGCCGTTCGAGGATACACTTCGAATCCGCTACCGGGTAGATGGGGTGCTGCTGGATCAAGAGTCTCCTCCCAAACGGCTGCAACGGGCCGTGATCTCCCGTGTCAAGATCATGGCTAAGATGAATATCGCCGAGCGACGGCTTCCACAGGACGGCCGAATCAGGCTCCAGATCCTGGGTAAGGACCTGGACCTCCGGGTTTCCACGATTCCCACTCTGCACGGTGAGAGCGTGGTGATGCGAATCCTGGATCGCAGCAGCCTCCTCTTGAGCCTGGGGGATATGGGCATGCCTGAAGATATTCGTGTGCAATTCCAGCGACTTATCAGAAAGCCGCATGGTATGATCCTTGTAACCGGCCCGACGGGGAGCGGCAAGACGACGACCCTCTATACGGCGCTGAGCGAGATCAATTCGGCCGATAAGAAGATCATCACCATCGAGGACCCGGTGGAGTACCAGCTCCAGGGGGTCAACCAGATCCATGTCAAGTCGAAGATCGGCCTGACCTTCGCCAGTGGCCTGCGCTCCATTGTCCGTCAGGATCCTGACATCATCATGGTCGGAGAGATCCGCGATGCGGAGACCGCCGACATCGCCATCCATTCGGCGCTGACCGGGCACCTGGTATTCAGCACGCTGCACACGAACGATGCGCCCGGCGCCATCACCCGGCTCCTGGACATGGGCATCGAAAACTACCTGGTCTCCAGCGTCCTGGTAGCGGTCCTGGCTCAACGCCTGGTTCGTGTCATCTGCCCCGAGTGTCGGGAGCCGTACCAGTTGGATGCGGCTGCGATCCGAAAAATGGGGATTAAGACCGAGGTTGATAGAACGCTGCAGATGTTTCGGGGGAAAGGATGCGCCGCCTGTAACTTTACCGGATACCATGGTCGTAGCGGCATCTATGAGTTTTTGGTGATCAACGAAGAGATTCAACGGTTGATTCTGGAGAAGGCCGACTCCAACACAATTCGCCAGAAGGCGATAGCTTTTGGGATGAAGACCCTGTGGGAAGATGGCTGGCTGAAAGTTGAGCAAGGCGTTACCACCCTGGAGGACCTGCTCCGGGTTACCAAGGAGGAAGCGTAA
- a CDS encoding type II secretion system F family protein: MGTFQYTATDRTAKLVQGSMEAADERAVVTWLRANGYYPIKIGQAGVAVEARPALARLPFRLARGPSAQDVLAFTQQLATLLEAGMELDRSLAILLDLTDNQRLRSILRGILVDIQAGSPFADSLAKHPRLFSRLYVNMVKAGEASGVLEVILSRLAGFMERSKAVRDEVTSALIYPILLLLVGGGAVVVMMNFVIPRFAQIFADTKQLMPLPTRMLLAISAFTTGYWWVLVGLIAMGWIGLRAYLQTEQGKMQWDQWKLALPLLGGLIQEIEVSRFARTFGTLLQSGVPVLNAVSIVKETVTNRVIAAAMSRLQEGVKRGEGISGPLRATAAFPSFSIHMARVGEETGKLEEMLIKVADTYDERVRRTVKRLTSLLEPVLILGLGLIVGFIVLSMLLAIFSINELPL; the protein is encoded by the coding sequence ATGGGAACGTTTCAATATACCGCCACTGATCGTACTGCCAAGCTTGTTCAGGGGAGCATGGAGGCCGCCGACGAACGGGCGGTCGTGACCTGGCTTCGGGCCAACGGCTATTACCCGATCAAGATCGGACAGGCGGGTGTTGCTGTGGAGGCACGGCCGGCCCTTGCTCGGCTCCCGTTCCGGCTTGCGAGGGGGCCGTCTGCCCAGGATGTCCTGGCCTTCACGCAACAGCTCGCCACATTGCTGGAGGCCGGGATGGAGTTGGACCGGAGTCTGGCGATTCTCCTGGACCTGACCGACAACCAGCGGCTCCGATCAATTCTCCGCGGCATTCTGGTCGATATCCAGGCGGGAAGTCCATTCGCCGACAGTTTGGCCAAACATCCGCGGCTCTTCTCCCGGCTGTACGTCAATATGGTCAAGGCAGGGGAAGCGAGCGGCGTGTTGGAGGTGATTCTCTCGCGGCTGGCCGGGTTTATGGAGCGCTCAAAGGCGGTGCGGGATGAGGTCACGTCGGCCCTCATCTATCCGATTCTGCTGCTCCTCGTCGGTGGCGGCGCTGTGGTGGTGATGATGAACTTCGTGATTCCACGGTTTGCTCAAATCTTTGCCGACACCAAGCAGCTCATGCCGCTACCGACCAGGATGCTGTTAGCGATCAGTGCGTTCACGACCGGCTACTGGTGGGTATTGGTGGGGCTGATTGCCATGGGCTGGATCGGTCTTCGAGCATATCTGCAGACGGAGCAGGGGAAGATGCAGTGGGATCAGTGGAAGTTGGCGCTACCGCTGCTGGGCGGCCTGATTCAGGAGATTGAGGTCTCCCGTTTTGCGCGGACATTCGGGACACTCCTCCAAAGCGGAGTTCCCGTCCTGAACGCCGTCTCTATCGTGAAGGAGACGGTCACTAATCGGGTGATTGCCGCCGCCATGTCCAGGTTGCAGGAGGGGGTGAAGCGGGGCGAAGGAATCAGCGGCCCGTTACGGGCTACTGCTGCCTTTCCCTCTTTTTCCATCCATATGGCCAGGGTCGGAGAAGAGACTGGAAAACTGGAAGAGATGTTGATCAAGGTAGCCGACACCTACGATGAGCGTGTGCGACGGACGGTCAAACGCTTGACCTCGTTGCTGGAGCCGGTCCTGATCCTGGGCCTCGGCCTCATTGTCGGCTTCATCGTGCTCTCAATGTTACTGGCGATATTCAGCATTAATGAGCTTCCGCTGTAG
- the gspG gene encoding type II secretion system major pseudopilin GspG, whose translation MGYRAKELSVEIQRFEDIQAWQEVRSAKSPYPPFTKRRHGGIWNVGRGDRTSDLRRAGFTLIELLVVIIIIGLLAALVGPKLFGRVGKGKQAAAQAQIELFGAALDNFRLDVGRYPTSEEGLKALLVNPGAIEHWEGPYLKKQEVPLDSWGHPYIYKSPGEHGDYDIISYGGDGVAGGDGENQDVVSWAGIKRTGERVEQ comes from the coding sequence ATGGGGTATAGGGCAAAGGAGTTGAGCGTGGAAATTCAGCGATTTGAAGATATCCAGGCATGGCAAGAGGTGCGGAGCGCGAAATCCCCCTACCCCCCCTTTACAAAAAGGAGGCATGGGGGGATTTGGAATGTCGGCCGCGGCGACAGAACCTCGGACTTGCGGCGGGCTGGTTTTACCCTCATCGAGTTGCTGGTCGTCATCATCATCATCGGCCTGCTGGCTGCCCTTGTGGGTCCAAAGCTTTTTGGCAGAGTAGGGAAGGGAAAACAGGCGGCGGCTCAGGCTCAGATCGAGCTATTTGGCGCCGCCCTTGATAACTTTCGCCTCGACGTCGGCCGGTATCCGACCAGCGAAGAAGGGTTGAAGGCGCTCCTGGTCAATCCTGGCGCGATCGAGCACTGGGAAGGGCCCTATCTTAAGAAGCAGGAAGTCCCGCTGGATTCCTGGGGGCACCCCTATATTTATAAGTCTCCGGGGGAGCATGGCGATTACGATATCATCTCCTATGGCGGTGACGGCGTGGCCGGCGGAGATGGAGAGAACCAGGATGTTGTGAGCTGGGCAGGTATCAAGCGGACAGGAGAGCGGGTTGAACAATAG
- a CDS encoding GspH/FimT family pseudopilin → MNNRTARGASGFTLLELTVVLFILALVTALVAPAFGRSFGQAQLKAATRDLAALCRFARTQAIAYQDVLEVVLDRQTNRYWLRGPDWIIGRLSGIDRVETVEDPGQPWQAQIRQARVRSLPPGVSLKSVLLATGPLRSDERGVIAFFPQGSSTGGTIDLADEKGRAYRIVVDSSVGLVRIHAATDA, encoded by the coding sequence TTGAACAATAGAACGGCGCGGGGAGCGAGTGGATTTACGCTCCTTGAGCTCACCGTGGTGCTGTTTATCCTTGCGCTGGTGACGGCACTGGTCGCGCCGGCCTTTGGCCGCTCGTTCGGACAGGCTCAGCTCAAGGCTGCAACGAGAGATCTCGCTGCTCTGTGCCGGTTTGCCAGAACGCAGGCGATCGCGTATCAGGACGTATTGGAGGTAGTGCTTGATCGGCAAACCAATCGCTATTGGCTTCGGGGACCCGACTGGATTATTGGACGCTTGAGCGGCATCGATCGGGTGGAGACAGTCGAAGATCCCGGACAGCCCTGGCAGGCCCAGATTCGGCAGGCTCGGGTCCGATCCCTCCCGCCCGGCGTAAGCCTGAAGTCCGTTCTTCTCGCCACCGGCCCCCTTCGGTCAGATGAGCGGGGCGTCATCGCCTTCTTCCCACAGGGGAGCTCGACGGGCGGAACGATTGACCTTGCTGACGAGAAGGGGCGAGCATATCGAATTGTTGTGGATTCATCGGTTGGGCTGGTTCGCATTCATGCGGCGACGGACGCCTGA